A window from Candidatus Gracilibacteria bacterium encodes these proteins:
- a CDS encoding transketolase, with the protein MKLSTDQIAFLKAFSKSCRRSILEMVTQAQSGHPGGSLSCIDYLSLLYVLRLHQSNEPIVVSNGHISPAVYSVLAELGVIPKARVIETFRKPVDIYEGHVNRQVQGVWYGTGPLAVGASAAAGMALGEKLKVLGSGEEEAKHVFLLMGDGENQEGQAYEMMNFAVKHRLDNLILFVDFNQVQLTASLDEIMPLQVKKHYEAAGWFVQEVDGHDFEAMNSALEAALDEKGRPSVLIGHTIMGQGVEFMAKTGREYKADWHGKAPKKDEAAAALMEMILDEEEAAILAKGLEGLTVNIKTPVQPEVAAVNGGTPRVYGPEEMTDCRSAYGAALVDLASLNPHILALTADLADSVKTDGVKKAFPDRHIECGIAEQHMVSCSGGLSILGFVPFCSTFGAFMSSRAKDQARVNDINQTNVKMVATHCGLSVGEDGPTHQAIDDISSFAGFFHTNIFEPADPNQCDRIVRFVAAQYGNFYVRMGRAKIPVLTKEDGSPFFGEGYDFIPGRADILRQGKRATIVASGPMVHYALKAAENLGGDIEILVVSSFIPFDAESVVASARKTGRVVTVHDHNIDTGLGSFVQEALFEAGVMVPVQRLGVSGYQLSGTADELYEKAGLSVRHIEEALKKLI; encoded by the coding sequence ATGAAATTAAGCACCGACCAAATCGCATTTCTCAAGGCTTTCTCTAAGTCTTGTAGGCGATCGATTTTGGAAATGGTGACCCAGGCCCAGTCCGGACACCCGGGTGGATCGCTTTCGTGCATCGATTATCTCTCTCTGCTGTATGTGCTGAGGCTCCACCAAAGCAATGAACCGATTGTGGTTTCCAACGGACATATCTCCCCCGCTGTGTACAGCGTGTTGGCGGAGCTTGGGGTGATCCCCAAGGCTCGCGTGATTGAGACTTTTAGAAAACCTGTGGATATTTATGAAGGGCATGTGAATCGACAAGTGCAGGGAGTTTGGTATGGAACGGGGCCTCTGGCCGTGGGCGCCAGTGCGGCTGCGGGGATGGCACTTGGAGAGAAGCTTAAGGTTCTGGGATCCGGTGAAGAGGAGGCGAAGCATGTATTTTTGCTGATGGGAGATGGTGAGAATCAAGAGGGCCAGGCGTATGAAATGATGAATTTTGCGGTCAAGCACCGCCTCGACAACTTGATTTTGTTTGTGGATTTCAACCAAGTGCAGCTCACCGCTTCTTTGGACGAAATCATGCCGCTGCAGGTTAAAAAACATTATGAGGCGGCGGGTTGGTTTGTGCAGGAAGTGGATGGACATGATTTTGAAGCTATGAATTCTGCTTTGGAGGCGGCTTTGGATGAAAAGGGCCGACCAAGCGTTTTGATTGGACACACGATTATGGGACAGGGCGTGGAGTTTATGGCCAAAACGGGGCGAGAATATAAGGCCGATTGGCATGGCAAGGCTCCCAAAAAAGATGAGGCCGCTGCCGCGCTCATGGAAATGATTTTGGATGAGGAAGAGGCGGCGATTTTAGCGAAAGGACTTGAAGGACTGACGGTGAACATTAAAACGCCGGTTCAACCGGAAGTGGCTGCCGTAAACGGTGGCACTCCTCGCGTTTATGGGCCGGAGGAAATGACCGATTGTCGCAGTGCTTATGGAGCGGCTTTGGTGGATTTGGCTTCGCTCAACCCCCATATTCTGGCGCTGACCGCGGATCTTGCCGATAGTGTGAAAACGGACGGTGTGAAGAAAGCTTTCCCGGATCGACACATTGAATGTGGCATTGCGGAACAACACATGGTGAGCTGCAGCGGAGGTCTTTCGATTCTTGGTTTTGTGCCTTTTTGCAGCACTTTTGGCGCCTTTATGAGCAGCCGCGCAAAAGACCAGGCCCGGGTGAATGACATCAATCAGACCAATGTGAAAATGGTGGCCACGCACTGTGGGCTCAGCGTGGGTGAAGATGGCCCAACGCACCAAGCTATTGATGATATCAGCTCTTTTGCGGGGTTCTTTCACACCAATATTTTTGAACCGGCCGACCCCAATCAATGTGATCGAATCGTTCGTTTTGTGGCCGCGCAGTATGGTAATTTTTATGTACGCATGGGTCGTGCGAAAATTCCGGTGCTCACCAAAGAAGACGGCAGCCCGTTTTTTGGAGAGGGCTACGATTTTATTCCGGGCCGTGCAGATATTTTACGCCAAGGAAAGCGAGCCACGATAGTGGCGAGCGGGCCCATGGTGCATTACGCCTTGAAAGCAGCGGAAAATTTGGGGGGAGATATCGAAATTTTGGTGGTGAGCAGTTTTATTCCCTTCGATGCTGAGAGCGTGGTGGCTAGTGCTCGCAAGACGGGTCGCGTTGTTACGGTGCACGACCATAACATCGACACCGGTCTCGGCAGCTTTGTTCAAGAAGCCTTGTTTGAAGCCGGCGTAATGGTGCCGGTGCAACGGCTCGGCGTCTCCGGCTACCAACTCTCCGGCACCGCGGACGAGCTTTATGAAAAAGCGGGGCTCTCCGTGAGACATATTGAAGAAGCTCTTAAAAAGCTCATCTAA
- the pgl gene encoding 6-phosphogluconolactonase encodes MTNPWIFYCETEEEWEKIALEDLKLCIKEVLRTQKECRLGLAGGSTPLSLYKKLAEEDLPWEKIKMIQLDERFVPSDDKASNLNMLRKTLFSRAPLPPENILAFDTSLPYESAAQEMNRKLLAMKQEGRPLLDCLILGAGSDGHIASLFEGDLALQSREYACTATAKGTPSPQRLTLSIQALQEASCAILLLKGPEKAPLIQAMESSIAALPLTALKALLPKVKIKVLAYLHPAVLGAKLFSVFALTFGTMKALSTPLIALGLLLTACSQGITVADKETINAYPEQKPVMLAWQGLTEAAAAEDCAGVLGYMRITLKVEEDACPEIFAFFEETPEIDWSRTDWSTSKGKAKIYELDGGSITSFIHNEADDTWRSDEKFWE; translated from the coding sequence ATGACAAATCCATGGATTTTCTATTGTGAGACGGAAGAAGAGTGGGAGAAAATAGCCCTGGAAGATTTGAAATTGTGCATCAAAGAGGTACTTCGGACTCAAAAAGAGTGCCGTTTGGGCCTTGCGGGCGGGTCCACGCCGCTATCCCTATATAAAAAACTCGCAGAAGAAGATCTGCCGTGGGAGAAAATAAAAATGATCCAGCTGGATGAGCGCTTTGTGCCCAGCGATGACAAAGCAAGCAATTTAAACATGCTGCGAAAGACTTTATTCAGTCGTGCACCACTTCCACCGGAAAATATTTTAGCCTTCGACACTTCGCTCCCTTATGAATCCGCCGCCCAGGAAATGAATCGAAAACTCTTGGCCATGAAACAAGAGGGGAGGCCGCTGCTGGATTGTTTGATTTTGGGGGCCGGTAGCGATGGACACATTGCCTCACTTTTTGAAGGCGACTTGGCGCTGCAGAGTCGAGAGTACGCGTGCACCGCGACGGCAAAGGGCACACCTTCACCCCAAAGACTCACCCTTTCCATTCAGGCTTTGCAAGAAGCTTCCTGCGCCATTCTTCTTTTGAAAGGGCCGGAAAAAGCACCCTTGATCCAAGCCATGGAATCAAGCATTGCGGCACTTCCGCTCACGGCGCTCAAGGCCCTTCTCCCCAAAGTTAAGATTAAAGTTTTGGCGTATTTGCACCCCGCCGTGCTTTGAGCTAAACTCTTTTCAGTATTCGCATTAACCTTTTGAACCATGAAAGCTCTTTCAACACCACTCATCGCTCTTGGACTCTTACTCACCGCGTGCAGCCAAGGCATCACCGTAGCAGACAAAGAAACCATCAACGCCTATCCCGAACAAAAGCCGGTCATGTTGGCGTGGCAAGGGCTCACAGAAGCCGCCGCTGCAGAGGATTGTGCTGGGGTCCTCGGGTACATGCGCATCACTCTAAAGGTGGAAGAGGACGCTTGTCCTGAAATTTTCGCATTCTTCGAAGAAACTCCGGAAATCGACTGGTCTCGAACAGACTGGAGCACCTCCAAAGGCAAGGCAAAAATCTATGAGCTGGATGGAGGTTCCATCACTTCCTTCATTCACAACGAAGCCGACGACACCTGGCGCTCCGACGAGAAGTTCTGGGAATAA
- the zwf gene encoding glucose-6-phosphate dehydrogenase: MDMKKIPFQMAEHDFSLVIFGASGSLAKLKLFPALYELVKEGRMPKDFKIIGFARTKMSDAEFRKSFAEAIKKNEKDIEPKTLKKLLDNVFYFSGDYKEKEDYKAMLKRLKEVENAPSRVRMAYFSVPPSVFPGIFSSLAAVSFNTKKAPLRLVIEKPFGYDLKSAKALKTQLEKFFKPEQIFLLDHYLGKEAVSNLLSLRYANSLLTNLFSKEFVSNIQITALEEKDIEGRANYFDHVGILRDMVQSHLLQILAYLTMHAPKQKTAEAIHHEKAKVLKSLKIGKPHDCIVRGQYKGYNKEKGIPESSQTETYAALKLTMDHPLWKGVPIFIRSGKCLKKKWTAVVLELKPHQVQKEAGITQPNRIVIQLQPYEKIEFHLLTKLGGKTFDFHPLTTGRPIYCSGDCIGEHGRLLLDAVAGKNGLFLNFEEIFAAWQVMDKAQSWCDIESKKCAELYSYDCGSLGPKQADELLAKDGFTWFNALPQ, encoded by the coding sequence ATGGATATGAAGAAAATTCCATTTCAAATGGCGGAGCACGATTTTTCATTGGTGATCTTTGGAGCCTCCGGATCTTTGGCAAAACTCAAACTTTTTCCGGCACTGTATGAGCTCGTCAAGGAAGGACGGATGCCAAAAGACTTTAAAATCATCGGCTTCGCTCGTACAAAAATGTCGGATGCCGAATTCAGGAAAAGCTTTGCCGAAGCCATCAAAAAAAATGAAAAAGACATCGAGCCAAAAACACTCAAAAAGCTGCTCGATAATGTTTTTTATTTTTCCGGAGACTACAAAGAAAAAGAAGATTACAAGGCGATGCTCAAACGGTTGAAGGAAGTCGAAAACGCTCCAAGCCGCGTGCGCATGGCGTATTTTTCCGTTCCACCCTCCGTTTTCCCGGGCATATTCTCGAGTTTGGCGGCGGTCAGCTTCAACACAAAAAAAGCACCGCTTCGGCTTGTTATAGAAAAACCCTTTGGTTACGACCTCAAGTCGGCAAAAGCACTTAAGACTCAACTCGAAAAATTTTTTAAACCGGAACAAATCTTTTTGCTCGACCATTATTTGGGCAAGGAAGCGGTGAGCAATCTACTTTCGCTCCGCTACGCCAACTCTTTGCTCACCAATCTTTTTAGTAAGGAATTTGTGAGCAATATCCAAATCACCGCCCTGGAGGAAAAAGATATTGAGGGTCGCGCCAACTATTTTGATCATGTTGGGATTTTGCGAGACATGGTGCAATCGCACCTCCTCCAAATTTTGGCTTATTTAACCATGCACGCGCCCAAACAAAAAACAGCGGAAGCCATTCATCACGAAAAAGCAAAAGTACTCAAATCGCTTAAAATAGGAAAGCCGCACGACTGCATCGTGCGCGGACAATACAAGGGCTACAACAAAGAAAAAGGAATTCCGGAAAGCTCACAAACCGAGACTTATGCGGCACTCAAATTGACCATGGATCACCCTTTGTGGAAAGGGGTCCCCATTTTCATTCGAAGCGGGAAATGCCTCAAAAAAAAGTGGACGGCGGTAGTGCTGGAGCTCAAGCCACATCAGGTACAAAAAGAAGCGGGAATCACGCAGCCCAACAGAATTGTGATTCAACTCCAGCCTTACGAGAAAATTGAATTTCATTTGCTCACCAAATTGGGTGGAAAAACTTTTGATTTCCATCCGCTCACCACGGGCCGCCCCATTTATTGCAGCGGCGATTGTATTGGCGAACATGGCCGTCTTCTTTTGGACGCGGTGGCGGGGAAAAATGGACTCTTCCTCAACTTTGAAGAAATTTTTGCAGCATGGCAGGTCATGGATAAAGCGCAGTCTTGGTGTGACATTGAGTCTAAAAAATGTGCGGAGCTCTATTCCTACGATTGTGGGAGCCTGGGACCCAAACAAGCCGACGAACTCTTGGCGAAAGATGGCTTTACTTGGTTTAATGCCCTGCCTCAATAA
- the rpmA gene encoding 50S ribosomal protein L27: protein MSTKKAGGSSKNGRDSQAKRLGIKRFAGEFVSAGSIIVRQKGTKWHPGENVGTGRDWTLFALTDGKVAFTEKRQKKFDGSTHYNTLVHVTAA, encoded by the coding sequence ATGTCAACCAAGAAAGCTGGAGGATCGAGTAAAAACGGAAGAGATTCGCAGGCGAAACGCCTTGGAATCAAACGCTTTGCGGGTGAATTTGTGAGTGCGGGTTCTATTATTGTTCGCCAAAAGGGAACCAAATGGCACCCCGGAGAGAATGTGGGAACCGGACGGGATTGGACTTTGTTCGCACTCACCGACGGGAAAGTGGCTTTCACTGAAAAGAGACAGAAGAAATTCGATGGAAGCACTCACTACAACACTTTGGTTCATGTGACCGCGGCGTAA
- the mutY gene encoding A/G-specific adenine glycosylase has protein sequence MNFSTEERAEISKGLLRWFATHQRPLPWRKHYAPYEVWISEIMLQQTQVATMLPYFNRWMKALPSIKAVAQAREEDLIKLWEGLGYYSRVKNIHKAARILVEKNEGRFFEKYEDIVKLPGIGPYTAAAICSIAFEQDFPVVDGNVVRVLSRLGDFREDVRYFKKAFWEEAGRFLPKGQARAFNQALMEFGALQCTPKSPACSKCPLQSLCKAAASGTQEFLPNKGPSSSKIPIQVVIAVITKNGKVFVQKRRDTGLMAGLWEFPGGQVENGETLEEALHREIEEELAIRVKNLRFFMNIKHAYTKYTVDLHCFLADFDSGTVNLNAASESRWLKPEQLSQLAFPAANVKLIHKLLSFRK, from the coding sequence ATGAATTTCTCCACAGAAGAACGGGCCGAAATAAGCAAGGGTTTACTCCGGTGGTTTGCCACGCACCAGCGCCCCCTTCCCTGGAGAAAGCACTATGCGCCGTATGAGGTTTGGATATCGGAGATCATGCTTCAACAGACGCAGGTGGCCACCATGCTCCCCTACTTTAATCGATGGATGAAGGCTTTACCGAGCATCAAGGCGGTGGCTCAGGCCAGGGAGGAGGACTTGATTAAACTCTGGGAGGGGCTGGGGTATTACAGCCGGGTTAAAAACATTCACAAGGCGGCGCGGATTTTGGTGGAGAAAAATGAGGGGCGTTTTTTTGAGAAATATGAGGATATTGTGAAACTTCCCGGCATTGGGCCCTACACTGCGGCGGCCATCTGCAGCATTGCCTTTGAGCAGGATTTCCCCGTGGTGGACGGGAATGTTGTACGAGTGCTCTCTCGCTTGGGCGATTTTAGGGAGGATGTCCGATATTTTAAGAAGGCGTTTTGGGAGGAGGCCGGGCGCTTTCTCCCCAAGGGGCAGGCTCGGGCCTTCAACCAGGCGCTGATGGAATTTGGCGCATTGCAATGCACTCCAAAGAGTCCCGCCTGTTCCAAATGTCCGCTCCAAAGCCTTTGCAAGGCGGCGGCCAGCGGAACTCAGGAGTTTTTGCCGAACAAAGGCCCCTCTTCTTCTAAGATTCCCATCCAGGTGGTGATTGCGGTGATCACTAAAAATGGGAAGGTTTTCGTCCAAAAACGACGCGATACCGGGCTCATGGCCGGACTTTGGGAATTTCCCGGAGGACAGGTGGAAAACGGTGAAACTCTGGAGGAGGCGCTGCATCGAGAAATTGAGGAAGAACTGGCTATTCGGGTGAAAAATCTGCGTTTTTTTATGAACATTAAGCATGCCTACACCAAATACACCGTCGATTTACACTGTTTTTTGGCCGATTTTGACAGCGGCACGGTGAACTTGAATGCCGCGAGTGAGAGCCGGTGGCTGAAGCCGGAGCAGCTGAGTCAACTCGCCTTCCCCGCCGCCAATGTCAAACTCATTCATAAATTGCTTTCTTTTCGCAAATAA
- a CDS encoding peptidoglycan DD-metalloendopeptidase family protein, with protein MIFEMQKILSLLLVFSLFLGPVAQPRLARAEEPISTETLTEIVQESSLLLQLKQKLAQMQYRYTLFEQNVEQAKVHLIEIDAAITNLEMIVDSLNNQIHDNKKQVTSVKTQKERKSMDIEDLEEEVQILEFKVADQKKLVGELMSLIYLKREIYYTDDEVNPVKLLASPGSVSETLQNLTYLELVEEENKVQIETMNSLTEDLAEKWAELRTRKAELDQVDLELADEQDRLIAERHAQEELLNETQAEKTLLEGMLSSSDDKKEDLLKDIEIYRQNVASMEEKLRGMNALLTEDQQTTVAQIEADMAANFDANAASAFLQLDWPVSPGTGLTAFFDDGGYKELFGVAHGALDIRAKQGSPISAPADGVVSSVVYDANSTNYAYIQIAHRMGVMTVYGHISAPAVSSGDYVTRGQIIGTTGAMPGSVGAGVRTTGPHLHFEVWQDGIRVDPLRYLSLDEVPMDSLPEQYLDQVQNALEEQIREIQDAIGL; from the coding sequence ATGATTTTTGAAATGCAAAAAATACTCTCACTTCTGCTGGTGTTCTCTCTCTTCCTTGGCCCCGTCGCGCAGCCGCGCTTGGCACGGGCCGAGGAGCCGATTTCCACTGAAACCCTCACGGAAATCGTGCAAGAGAGCTCTTTGCTGCTCCAACTCAAGCAAAAGTTGGCGCAAATGCAGTACCGGTACACCCTTTTTGAACAAAATGTGGAACAGGCCAAGGTGCATCTCATCGAAATCGATGCCGCCATCACGAACCTGGAAATGATCGTGGATAGCTTGAATAATCAGATCCATGACAATAAAAAGCAGGTGACCAGCGTGAAGACGCAAAAAGAACGAAAAAGTATGGATATTGAGGATTTGGAGGAGGAAGTGCAAATTTTGGAGTTCAAAGTCGCCGACCAAAAGAAACTGGTGGGAGAACTGATGTCTTTGATCTATTTGAAACGAGAGATTTATTACACCGATGATGAAGTCAATCCTGTGAAATTGCTGGCCAGCCCGGGCAGTGTTTCGGAAACCCTGCAAAACCTCACTTATTTGGAGTTGGTGGAAGAAGAAAACAAGGTCCAGATAGAAACCATGAATTCCCTCACTGAGGATTTGGCGGAAAAGTGGGCGGAACTCCGCACGCGGAAGGCTGAATTGGACCAAGTGGATTTGGAGCTTGCGGATGAACAAGACCGGCTGATCGCCGAGCGGCATGCTCAGGAAGAACTTTTGAATGAGACCCAGGCTGAAAAAACACTTTTGGAGGGCATGCTGTCTTCATCGGATGATAAGAAAGAGGACCTTTTGAAGGATATTGAAATTTATCGACAAAATGTGGCGAGCATGGAGGAAAAGTTGAGAGGTATGAATGCCCTCCTCACGGAAGATCAACAGACTACCGTGGCTCAAATTGAAGCGGATATGGCGGCAAACTTTGATGCCAATGCCGCCTCCGCCTTCCTGCAACTGGATTGGCCCGTTTCTCCTGGAACCGGCCTCACCGCCTTCTTTGATGACGGCGGCTACAAAGAACTCTTTGGAGTGGCTCACGGGGCTCTGGACATCCGCGCCAAACAAGGCAGTCCCATTTCCGCTCCCGCCGATGGAGTGGTGAGCAGCGTGGTTTATGACGCCAATTCCACAAACTATGCTTACATTCAAATTGCCCACCGCATGGGTGTGATGACCGTTTACGGACACATCTCCGCCCCTGCTGTTTCCAGTGGGGATTATGTCACTCGCGGACAAATCATCGGAACCACCGGAGCCATGCCCGGCAGTGTGGGCGCCGGAGTCCGCACCACCGGACCTCACCTCCACTTTGAAGTCTGGCAAGATGGCATCCGCGTCGATCCCCTCCGCTACCTCTCTCTCGACGAAGTCCCCATGGACTCCCTGCCCGAACAGTATTTGGACCAAGTCCAAAACGCCCTGGAAGAACAAATCCGTGAAATCCAGGACGCGATTGGACTTTAA
- a CDS encoding DUF2200 domain-containing protein produces MENTRIFSMSFASVYPLYIKKAEKKGRSKAEVDAIICWLTGYSPKELQQQIDKGSDFRTFFEEAPELNPKVSEITGLICGWRVEEIKDPLMQKIRYLDKLIDELAKGRAMEKILRE; encoded by the coding sequence ATGGAAAACACCAGAATATTTTCAATGTCGTTCGCCAGTGTCTACCCACTGTATATTAAAAAAGCGGAGAAAAAAGGCCGCTCAAAGGCGGAGGTGGATGCCATCATTTGCTGGCTAACAGGCTACAGCCCAAAAGAATTACAGCAGCAAATCGACAAAGGCAGCGATTTCAGAACTTTTTTTGAAGAAGCCCCTGAGCTCAATCCAAAGGTCTCAGAAATTACAGGTTTAATCTGCGGTTGGCGCGTAGAAGAAATCAAGGACCCCCTCATGCAAAAAATCCGCTATCTAGACAAATTGATCGATGAACTCGCCAAAGGCAGGGCAATGGAAAAGATTTTGAGAGAGTAG
- a CDS encoding DUF1801 domain-containing protein — protein MAELKTQKTTASVSAFLNTIEDEEKRKDCQELVKIFEEVTKEKPAMWGSSIVGFGSYHYKSERSKQEGDWPLTGFSPRKQNLTLYIMSGFKGREKLLEKIGKHKISGGSCLYIKRLSDINLAVLKELIATFLNRP, from the coding sequence ATGGCGGAACTCAAAACCCAAAAAACCACGGCAAGTGTATCCGCCTTTTTGAACACAATTGAAGACGAAGAAAAACGAAAAGATTGCCAAGAACTGGTGAAGATTTTTGAGGAAGTGACTAAAGAAAAGCCCGCCATGTGGGGGAGCAGTATTGTGGGTTTTGGCTCTTACCATTACAAATCGGAACGGAGCAAACAGGAGGGAGACTGGCCTCTCACCGGATTTTCTCCACGAAAACAAAATTTAACGCTCTACATCATGTCCGGCTTCAAGGGTCGGGAAAAACTTCTGGAAAAAATTGGAAAGCACAAAATAAGTGGCGGTTCCTGCCTTTACATCAAACGATTATCGGACATCAATCTCGCCGTCCTGAAAGAGCTCATTGCTACTTTTTTAAACCGGCCTTAA